A window of the Phaseolus vulgaris cultivar G19833 chromosome 5, P. vulgaris v2.0, whole genome shotgun sequence genome harbors these coding sequences:
- the LOC137835005 gene encoding LOW QUALITY PROTEIN: ubiquitin carboxyl-terminal hydrolase 25 (The sequence of the model RefSeq protein was modified relative to this genomic sequence to represent the inferred CDS: inserted 1 base in 1 codon): protein MALQMTWQPSLLSQKRKTGPPIGLRNLGNSCYLNSVLQCLTYTPPLANFCLTLQHSSLCDFSASSCPFCILEKQIARSLKLDLSHDAPSKIQSCIRIFAEHFRCGRQEDAHEFLRYVIDACHNTCLRLKKLRRKGGDANGGGGGDGGGSTVVKEIFGGALQSQVKCLCCGYESNKVDEIMDISLDVFHSNSLKDSMQKFFQPEVLDGNNKYKCDSCKKLVAAKKQMSVLQAPNILVIQLKRFEGILGGKIDKAVAFEEVLVLSSFMCKASQDPQPEYKLFGTIVHSGYSPESGHYYAYIKDAMGRWYCCDDSSVTVATLQEVLSEKVYILFFSRTNQRPVSNSISLASNGVKPHSNGNQASEFPKVGVPLKAVYAKSSFELSPWKDMPSVAKNAKVPSSSRVKFDINGSSTSKRSPAPVNVNGKVDVSRNQPLLINGHVKDSVFLENGKKDPSPLPTRNGIDKNKVDIDKFKRKESSLTNGHGDNQMVDIHSVKSDPREDTDKNRVIAGKGSDNFKLGKNGLSNKPKILGNKRKVHEDPCILLAHDGQSQARVQELKDNLGKEVKSYLISCGWTNVVYEFMRSIKKLRVQDGNLENGDETRKSLIRDAQVAFKSKIPESLRKDMIERIQSFIQXKQYSFKDLDLSMRTRVLQEVVRLNDASVAEENEDKKVSNHGDVCCPKKRHFCKISCCLHDYNYKHCCYCVFFFSFVPPLHLHCHSSQRELLRQSDINQSNKVSLLKYNV from the exons ATGGCCCTGCAGATGACTTGGCAGCCGAGTCTCCTGAGTCAGAAACGCAAAACCGGTCCTCCTATAGGGCTTCGTAACCTAGGCAACTCGTGCTACCTCAACAGCGTCCTCCAGTGCCTTACCTACACTCCTCCCCTCGCCAATTTCTGCCTCACTCTCCAACACTCTTCTCTCT GTGATTTCTCTGCGTCCTCGTGTCCGTTCTGTATACTGGAGAAGCAGATTGCGCGTTCACTGAAATTGGATCTCTCGCACGACGCGCCTTCTAAGATCCAGAGCTGTATCCGGATCTTCGCGGAGCACTTCCGTTGTGGCCGCCAGGAGGACGCGCACGAGTTCCTCCGCTACGTAATCGACGCCTGCCACAATACCTGCCTCCGCCTCAAGAAGCTCCGCCGCAAAGGCGGAGACGCTAATGGCGGCGGCGGTGGAGACGGTGGCGGGAGTACGGTTGTGAAGGAGATTTTCGGTGGCGCCTTGCAGAGCCAGGTGAAGTGTCTGTGCTGTGGATACGAGTCGAATAAGGTTGATGAGATAATGGATATTAGTCTTGATGTTTTCCATAGTAACTCTCTTAAAGACTCCATGCAAAAGTTCTTTCAGCCTGAGGTTTTAGATGGCAACAATAAGTACAAGTGTGATAG TTGTAAGAAATTGGTGGCGGCTAAGAAGCAAATGTCCGTACTTCAAGCACCCAACATCCTTGTGATACAACTAAAG AGATTTGAGGGCATATTGGGTGGCAAGATTGACAAGGCTGTTGCATTTGAAGAGGTTTTGGTCCTTTCTAGCTTCATGTGCAAAGCAAGCCAG GATCCACAGCCAGAATATAAGCTCTTTGGCACTATTGTGCATTCAGGCTACTCCCCCGAATCTGGTCACTACTATGCTTATATAAAG GATGCAATGGGTCGGTGGTATTGCTGTGATGATTCTAGTGTAACAGTTGCAACCCTGCAAGAAGTTTTGTCAGAAAAGGTTTACATTCTTTTTTTCTCTCGAACTAATCAAAGGCCAGTGTCAAATAGTATTTCTCTTGCTTCAAACGGTGTAAAACCTCATTCCAATGGGAACCAAGCATCTGAATTCCCAAAGGTTGGTGTACCACTGAAAGCTGTGTATGCAAAGTCAAGTTTTGAGCTATCTCCATGGAAGGATATGCCAAGTGTAGCTAAGAATGCTAAAGTACCTTCCAGCTCACGAGTGAAGTTTGACATTAATGGAAGTTCTACTTCCAAAAGAAGTCCTGCTCCTGTAAATGTGAATGGGAAAGTTGATGTTTCTAGGAATCAGCCTTTATTAATAAATGGACATGTTAAAGATTCAGTTTTTTTGGAAAATGGTAAGAAAGATCCTTCACCATTACCCACCAGGAATGGTATTGACAAAAATAAAGTTGATATTgacaaattcaaaagaaaggAGTCATCACTTACAAATGGTCACGGTGATAATCAGATGGTTGATATTCATTCTGTAAAATCGGATCCCAGGGAAGATACTGATAAAAACAGGGTAATAGCAGGGAAAGGTTCTGACAACTTTAAGCTAGGAAAAAATGGCCTCAGCAATAAACCCAAAATATTGGGGAATAAGAGAAAGGTACATGAGGACCCATGCATTTTACTTGCACATGATGGTCAGTCTCAAGCAAGAGTTCAAGAACTGAAGGACAA TCTTGGGAAAGAGGTGAAGTCATATTTGATATCATGCGGCTGGACAAATGTGGTCTATGAATTTATGCGTTCTATAAAGAAGTTACGTGTACAAGATGGAAATTTAGAGAATGGAGATGAAACAAG GAAGTCGTTAATTAGAGATGCGCAGGTAGCTTTCAAATCAAAGATTCCTGAGTCATTGCGAAAGGATATGATTGAACGAATCCAATCCTTTATCC GAAAACAATACAGTTTTAAGGACCTTGATCTGAGCATGCGTACGAG AGTTTTGCAAGAAGTTGTGCGGCTAAATGATGCAAGTGTGGCTGAAGAAAATGAAGATAAAAAGGTAAGCAATCATGGTGACGTTTGTTGTCCAAAAAAGCGACATTTCTGTAAAATAT CATGCTGTCTTCATGATTACAATTACAAACATTGTTGTTactgtgttttctttttctcttttgtacCTCCACTGCACTTACACTGCCATTCTAGTCAGAGAGAACTTTTGCGGCAATCAGATATCAATCAATCAAACAAAGTTTCTTTACTAAAATATAATGTCTGA
- the LOC137835006 gene encoding nicotianamine synthase-like, which yields MASFQNINIETQIPEEILIAQIMQLHESISKLESLRPCKQVNSLFTRLVKLCTLPSSIDIEALPQEVKEMRDSLINLSGHAEGLLEFEFSTFISLTPEPFKNVTLFPYYGNYVKLAHMENKILKENGMVNAKKVAFVGSGPMPLTSIIMATHHMESTHFDNFDIDEKANEVARKIVASDAALEKRMKFVTQDIMEVRERLGQYDCIFLAALVGMNREAKVKILGHIRKYMKEGGILLVRSAKGSRAFLYPILEEPDMVNFEVLTIFHPTNDVINSVVLLRKPKA from the coding sequence ATGGCTTCTTTCCAAAACATCAACATTGAGACTCAAATACCAGAAGAGATTCTCATAGCTCAGATTATGCAACTTCATGAAAGCATCTCCAAACTTGAATCCCTTAGGCCTTGCAAGCAAGTGAATAGCCTTTTCACTCGTCTTGTGAAACTTTGCACTCTCCCTTCATCCATTGACATTGAGGCCTTGCCTCAAGAGGTGAAAGAGATGCGTGACAGCCTCATTAACCTTAGTGGCCATGCCGAGGGACTCTTAGAGTTTGAGTTCTCAACCTTCATAAGCCTAACACCCGAGCCCTTCAAGAATGTGACCCTTTTCCCTTACTATGGGAACTATGTGAAACTAGCACACATGGAGAACAAAATCCTCAAAGAAAATGGGATGGTTAATGCAAAGAAAGTGGCCTTTGTAGGGTCAGGTCCAATGCCACTCACTTCCATCATAATGGCCACTCACCACATGGAGTCCACACACTTTGACAACTTTGACATTGATGAGAAGGCAAACGAGGTGGCTCGAAAGATTGTTGCTTCTGATGCAGCACTTGAGAAGAGGATGAAGTTTGTGACACAAGACATCATGGAAGTTAGAGAGAGGTTGGGGCAATATGATTGCATCTTTTTGGCAGCACTTGTGGGCATGAATAGGGAAGCAAAAGTGAAGATTTTGGGACACATAAGGAAGTATATGAAGGAGGGAGGGATCTTGCTTGTGAGAAGTGCAAAAGGGTCAAGAGCTTTCTTGTACCCTATTCTTGAGGAACCTGACATGGTGAATTTTGAGGTTCTTACCATCTTTCACCCCACAAATGATGTGATCAATTCGGTAGTTCTTCTTCGCAAGCCTAAAGCTTAG